A stretch of the Corylus avellana chromosome ca6, CavTom2PMs-1.0 genome encodes the following:
- the LOC132185613 gene encoding protein RADIALIS-like 3, with product MASGSTWTPKQNKLFENALAIYDKDTPDRWHNLARAVGGKSVEEVKRHYEALVEDLMQIETGQVPLPNYRKLGGTTKAYNFMDEEQRLKGLRLQ from the coding sequence ATGGCTTCGGGATCGACATGGACACCCAAGCAGAACAAACTGTTCGAGAATGCTCTGGCCATATACGACAAGGACACCCCCGACCGCTGGCACAATCTAGCCAGGGCAGTGGGCGGAAAATCCGTCGAGGAAGTGAAGAGGCATTACGAGGCTCTTGTCGAAGATCTCATGCAGATTGAGACTGGCCAAGTCCCCTTGCCCAATTACAGAAAGCTTGGAGGCACCACCAAAGCTTACAATTTCATGGACGAAGaacaaag